Within Scomber japonicus isolate fScoJap1 chromosome 1, fScoJap1.pri, whole genome shotgun sequence, the genomic segment TCAGTCTTAACATAATGTTGTCCCTacttaatgttttaataaaaatgcagtaaaatatttctattatatatatatatatatatcttctatatttcattttgaagtaaaaaaaaaatccatttgtTTTGAAAGAAAGTAGTTCTTTAGATCGTGACATTTATCGTTAAACTTGCTGAATTATAGTTACAATAAGAAATACATCAactgttttctgtgtctgaaGTAGTCATTTatactaaaaacaaaaatactacTCATCTCTGATAGAGCTGGACCCACTTCTAAAAAACAAAGTTATGTCTGATCCAAATCATCTTTAATATGTCCACCCTGTCCTTTGACCTGTAAATCTCTTTCAAGATTCGAAGAAATGGTTAATTTGATTGGTGGTCTAAgcttctcccttcttcccttctgttTCACTAGCAGAGCAggtgttttaaacatttaaatacactgtatagaGTACAGGGTATCTGCACAAATAGTGTATTTTAGGCCTAGGCCTGTATCTCATCCAAATTCACCTTGACTGCATCtttgaaaacaaacattattgGCAAAATAGACACTCAGGTTGTGAATAACCTTGTCCACATTCCTATAATGCACTTTGTTGACTCCTCCGCCATGCTATTTTGTGCCAGCCACATTGGATTTAGCTCTGGGATAATGCTTTTGTCAGTATGTTTTATCAGTTCTCTCACTCAGGTACGCTATGCCGTTATCCCTAATTACCCCCACTGCATTTTACACTTGGCCTAGAATTCCTAATGCTTGATAACAGATGCAGGTCGATTTGAAATTTACTTATAGCGCCACTATCTTTTTGACCCGTATCGCAGACTGACTGTCCCATAGGCTCTTTGGTGAAAGCTGTTAAGTCTGTGATAACAACGACCTGAAGTGATAACCTTCCAGCAGTCTCGAGGACACAGTTTGCTACATATGTACTGTAATGCAGTCGCAGCATTTCTTATTCAACCTTGGATGCTCTGCTGTGCTCTGATTCATTTAATGGGATCGAGAGGAAGGTTAATCACTATGTCCGCCATAGACTGTTAAAGTGCTGGCTGACCACTATGAAATATTATGATTTGTATTGCTTTGAAAGACAGTTTTGAACGCAAATGCCATAGAAGtgcactctcctctctctatctattcTAAGCTTTAACAGAATTGTCTTCGCAGTTAGGAGTCACTTTGATTAATTTGCTTTAGGAAGCCGACATCTGTGTTCACAGATCAACAGTAAAAGCTTCAGACAACGTTCCACTTATCTGAGTTATTATCCCAAAAAGACACAGTTGATTAAGtggaaaaagtttttttaatttatttattcatttattttttgtggatAACATGATTCTCTGGTAGCTATCAGTTagatgtattttgtttgtttgtttagggcaactttttaagaaatatatGTAGAAGTCTGTAATCTATAAAATTCAATACAAATGCTCccagctgtttttctgtctgccGCGTTGCATTCTGTTCAGAGTTGAATTTTGATCCAATTGCTGTAGATGTCTGCACCATCCAGTTAAGCTTCAACAATTACTCAgaggtactttttttttttttttaagcaactAAAGTGTTATCTAAATGGTGTGAAAATGTGGAAAGGCGATACATACACAATGTCAACTGAAGGAAGTCTGCATTTCATTTATTGTGTCAGTAAACTACAAGTGCATAATGCTGTGGAAACTTGGCTCTCTTTAGACCGTATTGTTCAGCACATTATGTTGCTTGAGAAATGGTAGTATATAGCGGAAATGCGTACACTGTACTATATAATAGATATGGTGGGCGGGTAGGCCTATAGGCTGAAAGGGGAGAAGAGTGTAGCGTGTTGCCTTGGTTTCATATTTTGCAGGAATGGTGTAGTGTGTAGCTCTGTCAAGCCTAGTTTTAATCCTTTTCTCCACTGTGTTTTGTGATGTTATGTTGTTATCTTAATGATAATCAGTGCCTGTATTTCTGCCCTAGGCATTTCTGTCAGGCTGGGTTGGTTTAGGAGCTGCGCCTTATCAACAGCTTTGTCATTAAATCAGCTATTTCTACAGACAAATTTCACTGCCGTTATTCTTATCAAAAGATCAGCACACTGTGATTTTCTGTTCAATCAAAGCTTTGCAAATTCAGTGATGTGTGAGTAAGAAAgatgaaatacaaaacaaaatttactttggaaaaaaaaacaatttatttacttttgttttcatGATAAATAAtcagacaaataaaatgtgttgcatTTGTCATATCATCAATGGCTTTAAGCTGTTTTCCTTTTGTGATCTTCGGACTACgttctgtatttttaaatgctACACTTAAGAGCATGGAGGAATCAAGATGATTGTAACATGATGCTAATAAAGGATTTTGCCCACAGGCTGTAGATAGTTTACTGCAAGCAGGAATCTGGAACCTGTGCAATTcatggcttcttttttttgtcggTGTGAAATGGGATGTGAATCAGTTAGCTTTTATAGCATTGTAGCACACATTATCACAGTTTAGTGAATCTAAGAGACCATGTAGGATGTGCTAAGAAACACGATCCCTAAATGCTGTATGTACAGAGGCAAGCTTTTAGGTCCCAGTCAAACTGACCTCTGTAGGCTGGAATTGGTACTTAGTTCTTCTGAGAAAGCACTGTTCTGTCTGAGTGATTGTTCTGATTGTCTCAGCATTGTGCTTGAGTAGAGGGCAGCGCCAAATGAACTCCTCGGATTCAATCCTCTCCACTGTTTGACACCAGTTCAGCCAGTCAGTGAGGGGGGAGGACTGAGAAGCCTTCTCCCAAACACACCCTCTTACAGTGAGGGAAACTGCTGTGTGGCAAAGGTCCAAGAGGTCTCTTGCATGCTGTCTGCAAGGCACTgacaccctctctctcctcccacaATGCACCGAGAGTCTCCGGAGGTTGGTAGCCTGGTTCCTGAGGATCCAGGGGATCTTTGGAAAGAAGGATGCTGATGGAGGGCACAGTCCTGTGCACTGTCATCTCTGATGTCCCCTCTTCAGTACTCTCCCACACCTCTTTCACCACCTTATACTGCAGTTTGGTCAGCTGGTGCAGAGAGCCGACTTTTCGTTTCATGATCTCAGCACAGGTTATGGTCTTTGTGACAGCGCGACCTGACCCCGTGAAGACCACCTGCCTCagcccaccaccaccaccaccaccaacagcAGCACTCACACCTCCCCCACTTACACTCTTCTCTCCCTGCATCCGTGCCATGGCAAATCCCATTAAGTTGCGGatcttacttccctccttcacGCGCATCTCCAGCACCCCGGAGGCCAGTCCTGGGAAGGGACAGGGGCTGTCCTCCTCAGTTCGACAGACCTTCTTGAACCCTTCCTGCCCTAGTTTGAGTGCTGGGGGAGGGACAGGTAATGGTGTTGGTTTTAGTGGGCTGGAAACATTATTGACGACTGCGAGCTGGCCTGCAGTGCTGTATGTTTGACCCTGGTAGAGCGGACAGGTCCCAGGGGTTACCCCAGGGGTTACCCCATTCTCCATTTGGATCGGTCTGTTTACCTCCAGTCCGGGGTGGGGCTTGACTGCGTCTCTGGTCAGGTATTGGCTGTGGCCACTGACCAGTCCACATCCTGTAAACATTTCTCCTGTCTTCAATGCTCCACGGAAAGTGTTAGTCCAGACAAACACTTTTCCCACATGTCAACAGCTGTAAAGTTTCAAGACTTCATATAAGAAATATTACCCACTCCCGAGGAGCACTATCAATGAAGTCTTTAATGCTCCCTCTCAGAAAGAGCTGGAGAAATAAGATAAATGCCTGGCTGGTGAATTAAGAGCACTGTCGGGACCATTCAAGATGTTCTTTAAAGAGCATCTCAATTTCATACCACAAGTGACTATTTGGAAAGTACTCTGGAGAcagataaaaatattaaaaaaacaacaactattaTCCTCTTTTCTTTAGTTGTATGTATTTCATATAGTGCTTTTATCCTTAATAGCTGCAAAGATATGGAGTACTTTGttgatttttctttaacaaaacttttctaaagagaaaataaaagctcaaatCAAGACTCCACCTTTTTCTTAGCGATCCAGTCCAGCATTGTTGGTTTTGATCTGCTGATATATCGCCCTCAACTCAAAATGACATCTTGGGTTGGTCCAGCTGTTAGGTTCCACCTTCTGTTTTGGATATTTGGATGTTTTACTCCTGCTTGGGTGAGTGTGCGTCTCCTCTCCCTGTGCTCATCTTGGCATCCACTGTAGTTGAGGCTAGGGGTTGCATGGAGGTCTGCACCTGGGGTGTCCTCCCTAGAGCTCTgtcttgtctccagtgatgctCTGGGAAGTCTGTTCTGTTCCCCACAAAGAGACATAAGGGACAGGAGCTGCTTCACAAATGCTCACAGGAGGAGTGTCTGTGTGGTTGAGGGGGAGCATGAGGGAAAGGGGAGACAGCCCTCTTAAAGGCGCAGGTCTTTTCATCTTTTAGATGAACACCCTCCCCTCCACGACTGAAGCCTGCCAtctgaggaaaaaaggaaagggtaGTGCTACTGTGTCCCTTTAAAACCTAGAATCCCCGGCAACTTTGTCAATCTCTTTAGAGGACGTTCCAGTGTTCAATGTACATGACTGATTAAACCTGAGTTCTGAAATAGAGACTCAGTCAacctttaaaaatgcattttcagcTACGAAACAATGAATTAAATTAGCTCTGTTATAATTGAAAACATCCTTCAAAGAGGCACTGAAAGTCAGCAGCATTAAATTTCACTGTACTTAGCCTTTATCCTATTAGATGTTTGTGACCATTGCAATTTACATAATGCAACATTAATAGCTTCATTGTTGAGGCAATCAAGTGGCACCGTAAGAATGCCTGTCTCTTAACGCTTGGATTGTTATATTGTTGCAATGCTGGAGAGCCCTTGTGATCAAGGACACAAGGAGCACAAAAAGCATAGAGGCATGACTTCCATGACTGTCTTCATTAGTTTGGCATTTCTTTGCATGTGAGGAGAGGCTGACAGGTGGAGTAATAAGCATCTTAATGGGCTTTCCATCACCAGTGGAGGGCGCTGGCTCGCTCCCTCCTGCACCGAGTCAGGCCCAGACAGCTGTAGCATCGCCCTGTTCAGCCCAGTCTCCTGGTCGACAGGtggatttgtttttgtgtgtgactgacagATGGGAGAATAGGTAAAGACAGCCCACTGAGGCTGAACCTATAagggcaagagagagagagacagacaagtcCTAACTACTCTGTGCTCAGTATATCCCATGGTGCACAGTGGTATAAACTCAGACAGTATAAACTCATGGTGGCTCGGCCCAATACTTACTGTGAAGCTAATTCACAGTGGCATGTGTGTTATATTGGATCCCTATGGTAATCAAcgaaaaaataaggaaaactcCCTCCGCCCCCGAACCCAAACTCGCAATGTGCAAAGAGGGTTTGAATGTCTTTTATTAGCAGTTTGAAATAATCATTGAAGAATCAATAGATTGATTGAATCCATGGAATAATTAACTTTGAAAGAAAATATGTATGGGGCGGGAGAGCTATTTATCTACAGATCCATTCAAGACACTGCAGGGGATGTAGTAAGAAATATCTATCTTGTTCTCTGCTTTTTTGTAAGCTAAAAAGAAGacgggagagaaggaagacagagggaggagggagggtctGTAGTGCTCACCACCAAAGTGATCATTCTGTTGTTTGGGAGAAATTACCCTCATCAGTCATACAGAGATGCACAGCTGCCTAAGGGGATCTGGTAATGTTACTGCATAATAAaccgtgtttgtgtgtgcacatgcatatatgtgtgtgtgtgttccgagcaaaaggaggcaggaaagaaattCAAGAGGGCAGGGGGTAAAAGAAGTGTGATTTAACCACTGAGAGGTTAAAATTGATGATAAAAGCAGCTTTGTAATCATCCCTCTTTACTACATGATGTTGGCACCTCATTTATTGCTTCTCAGTTTAACTTTGGGAACCTGTTTGCTGGTGGGAATGTGATAGATTAAGCAGTTCAGCCAGAAAAGATACAGAGGGGGTCTGAGCAAAGTGTCTTCAGACGTATATTCACAACATTTTTGGTCTCCAAAAGTGGCTAAATAAAACCATCAGGGCTTTGCAGAAGTGCCGTGTATTGACCTTTTTGAGTgaggcttttttcttttaagtggCTTCATTTAATGATGGGTAAAGGCGATGGTGCTCACGCTTGGTCACTCACTCCTTCACACCTCCTCCACAGAGCTGGCCCCTGCTCTTGTAGCTCTCTAAGCACTTACTCCTCACTTTATCTGACCTTGGCTGGCATCTGTGACATTCTAGACATTCTCTACTGCAAATCTTCATTCAACAACCACTCTCAGCTTTTGCTCCCAACTACCAGAATTTAAgtgcagaaaaaaagcatttattcCCAAAGACTGTGACAAATAGCAGTGGTATTGTGTTGCTCTCTTGCTCCTTGCTATGTACTTCAGATGTCTAAAGTGGTTGCTGTTATGAAATGTCGGGCCGTCCCTTTGTTGTTTGTTCCACCACTGCAGAGTCTAGTTGTAAAGGCGCTTGTTGTGCTGTTGTCAGGGCTGCACATAAGCGCAGTGCCTCACTGTGACAGCCGGTCGCTCACTTTACGTTAACCGCAAGCGTTTTCACGGTCATCAACCAATGGTGGCCTGGAGGCTGTCATTTCGCTCCGTGTGGAGCATGCCCGTGGCTTCGTTCTGCCCCACAAACTCACAGCCGGCCCTGGTGGGGGGgcagagcaacacacacatgcatatgcacacactTATAGACACGCAAACGCCCACTggttgggcacacacacacacacacacacacacacaaaaaaaaactacatgcTCAGCATAAGGAAGGCTGTTGGAGCAATTACAGAAACATGGCAGAACACGATGAAGCAGGCCCCACTATCAGAAGGGAAATAGAGTGAGCAGAGGAAAAATGATGACGCCATTAATAACAGAGAGTCTCTgagggaggtgggggtggaTGACCCTCTATGTGATTTCTATGTGAAAGCACTTTGAGGTGCAAGTGATTGTGTTTGTGGTAGATTTTTGGATATTTAAATGGCTACATTTTTGcgacaaatgcaaaaaaaaagaaaaagtgtgtgtatatgtatatatacaacCACAATGTTGTAATATACCAAGTGATGTGTGAAACAATGTTTTCCTGTCACTCATGCATCCATTATTTTGGTAAATGACAGGTCAAAACTCCTTATTCCtttgttctctctttttgtgtttCCGTCTCAAGCTATTCATACACATCTCTTCTCCCTCAGTCGCTGCTTTCCCTTTGGCACTGCAATGCAGTTGTGTCTCACACAGTGGCAGGAAACTTTAATTGAAGACGCTTGTGAAATAGGATCATGAGAGAAGGGCATGAAAGAGATGGAGCTAAAGGTAGAGGGGGGCAGAAGTGGTATATATGCAATTCTgcaaaaagtgattaaaaaagtTTCTGGAAACCTGAAGCATTAGAATATGAAAGAGTGGGAGCATATGGTACAAAAAAAGACATGGCTACTCTTGATTTATGAGGCCTGTCAGTGAAAGTGATGTCTTTTGCTTCATCAACCAAACAGCTTTACAAAGCTGTCGCACCAGCTAACAAATGTTTTGATGTTCTTGAAGTAATACCATGATATAAAAAGGAGAACATTAAATCAAATTGGGCATAGCTGAACTCTGTTGACCTACAGTATGCTTTTAGGTGTATTATTGCACACAGTTTGATTAACAGCGCTGCCTGTAATTTAAATTGGCAGCTGCAGTTGATAAtagcatttgtgtttgtgtctgttttgtctGGCCTCAGGCTTAAAGTTAATGGACTTCATAGAATTCTTTTCACCAACTTTATCAAGAATTAAGTGACCATGTTGAAACAAATGCAAAAAGCAAATGAGTGCCTCCGAGCAAATATTCACTAATTCTCTAACTTTCAGTGTAAGAACATTTTGCCATTTACTGTACTTTTATAGACAGCAGACATGTGTCACAACAAGGTGAATGACAGACTGGCATGAATGGAAAGAATCAACGTCCCACACAACAAATAGACAGAGCTGATGTTAATGGCAATGCCATAGGTTAATGATAGGGTTGAGTGAGAAAATTGATGAACATAAAATTTGCGATTCACAAATGCCAAAATATAAATTTTCTAAATATTAGTTAATAACGTTATGATGAGAACGAAAATGGCAGAACTGTGAGGCAGTGAAACATTTGGACAGCctacagcacacacatacacacacgctaGAGTTATCTTGTAGTTCATCTTCAAAAAAGATGCACCATCTAATACTAATGTTagtggagcagagcagtgatCTCCGCAGTAACAAATGAGACCAGCTAACCAATGCTCACTGCGGCACTAAACCACATTTCTGGGGTACCTGCAGACCCCAGAGGTATACTTGTTGTCATATCTCACAGCTGCAGTACTGTATCATATCAATTTTTCATGACTTTGTCAAAAAACCTGTTCCTAATGAATTcatatcattgttttatttttctgttttaagtagtgcttttttaaaaaaataccaatGTTTTATGGTTCTGAGGGACCTCAGTCAAAAGCACCCAAAGCTGCCTATgcagttttaataataataataataataataataataataataataataataatatttaactttatagAGTGCCTTTAACACAAGGGATGTAGCTCAAAGTACTttacagacaaaaataaaaatactattcggcaaatatacaaataaagttaaaattaaGTTAATTTGTAAAAATTAGTTGTTTagtaaaaacaaattcaaatgaCATGATTAAAagcaaaattaaataaatacgttttcagctgtcatttaaacatgttcacAGAGCCCACGTCTCTTGCAGCATCAGGTAAAGTGTTCCATAATATAAGAATACTGTGTATTCaatacacacaatgaaaaaaatccaGCAGTATGATCTGAGAGCTTGAGAAGGATTGTAAAAAGTTTTAACAGACTGAACTATTTATTGAGTTCATGTCGTGTTCTGTGAGTCATTTTGTAGGCTTTGTAGAAAGATAAAAGGGATAAAAGCTGCAGTTTGAATTAAAGAAAATagtacataaaaaataaaaaagaaaacatttttgttttacacCAACAAATTAACTGTATTAAAATagtaatctgtgtttttttattttatttagatgacattatttacattgaTAATAGTGTTTTGAAAATAGTTTTGTTAAAGATTCACTATGATGGTTGTTTTTTACAGTAGTTTATGCTTGGGGTCCCCTGGGACAACTTAAACTAACTctgaagtgaagaaaaaaaaagaagctcaacTCAGTCTGTTTCACCTCAAAAATCCTGAGCCCGCACAGTGTGTTGGACAGGGTCAGGCTCATGGTGCAACAGAGAGGCTGATCTCCACTGCTGGAGAAATAACAAAACAGAGGAgcacttctcttcttctgtttttaaaaaagacatttaaccAGTAAATTACACTTTGATTTTGTTATTGTCATACAGCCAGTGAGATGTTTTCAAATGAATACAGTTAactttttacaattaaaaaagcaTATCCTCACACACTTTCTCTGGTAACAGTGACTTTCATCAAGGCCATTTATCTTAACTGCTAATTATGTTTCATATTGCATTTACTGGACTAAGGACACCAGTGGCTGGTTTGGTACTCAGGGAACATTCATTCAACTAAGAATCTGAATAAAATTGAAACCAATTTTTGAAAAAAGCTGCTGCAAAATAAAGCATTTTTGGTTGCAATTATCCCACAAAGCTCAATGAAAATCTGAGTGAGTGATGGAGTGATTTTGTTGCTTGGCCATTTTTCCATTAGctctttggttgttttttaGTACATTTGTTATGCAGGTGGGCTATGGTAGCTGACTTGCAACACTGGATTAGCAGAGCGTGAAGCCTCTGTGAATATAGCTTGTGCTCATGTCTGTACTATGTCCTTGTTTTGCTAGATTTGTTATGTTtgtaaaattaataataaaataaaacttaaaatacCCCTTTAAAACCAAGGTCTTGTGAGCCCCTGTAAACCTTTGGCAACACCTAGTGGGGGTCAGGACCCCCAGTTGAGAACCAGTGCTTCAAAGCAATTCCTTCACTCTAAAGTGAGTGAATTTTAGGAAATGGTAGACATAAAGGTAGCgttattttacatgtatttacaaCAAATCACTATTTCACTTTAGATTTTTATAGTATATTTGTCCAACCTTTCAGCCAGCTGTCGGCTTCTATCCATGTGTGTCTGTCATTGTATTGCAACTTACCTGAGATGTGTAATCTTTCACTTctagtatgtatgtatttattcatctagtaaatataaaataatctgCCATTATATAATTAGTAGTTTTCTGTCTTCCTGGCAGTCAAATTCCTGCACACAGGATCCACAGTAAATGATGCATACATGTAGTGTTATTGTTCATAATTTGATCTCATTGACAGATACCCTTGTTAACTGATCACTCTCCTACAGTTGTATCAGACTTGTATTTGTTACTGATAATCAGTGACAAAACTACCATATATGCAACAATGGTAATGCAGCTGCAGTGGGGCGTGCAACAGTTTAAGGCCCACACGCATGGGTCCCTCTTTATCTTGCCACtgttgtgtgtattatgtgtacAGTATACACGCCCACGTATTTATAGTACTCTGAGGGCCTGAttctaagatcccaaataaagggtactaaattgtttgcacagtgtAATAGATTGCGCGTTCCGTTTGCGTGTGTTTTGCGGgggatctactaagaataactgtgtaaatgaaaacaggtggaacagggtggagacagcagtatttaaatgagggttttgcgtcttaatggagagtttagacgagcagaaagctgcaagcacaaaatgaaatgtgatcaggttctagtggaagaggttaataaatatattgagttataacaaaaacaattattaccagaaaaaaacaacatatgggagaatatttgtgacaaagtcaatgctgttgaaaaaatattccactccaaaatattAACACGTGTGGAAAGGGTCTGTTCTGTGCATATTCTatcctgcccttcaaaggtattatttatagacgcagttagcaTTAGAAAAATTACTTTCATGTTTGGTAAATAACAATgcatgtgctaaataacatatttgcattttctcctccctgtattttgcacactggggtaaaaacgccccatattacatattcattatggcaaacatgCTAAATGGACAGCGCATATTATCTCGCACATTTGAAAGACAAAACCCTCAGTGCCCTGCGTAAGTAGATCAGcttgtatattttttgtttttacatacgcagacctttagtaaatcaggcccaatGTGTCAAGTCATGTGTTACATACTTGATGACATTCaccaaataaatatttacaataacataaaacagTTTTATATAAGCATATAGTTTATTCAGTATAGCTACTGATATATGGTTGTTGatatatgttatgtttttaaatgaagtttaatATTAATGGGCTATTTGATGTCCTAAAATGGGCAATGTTCCCACATGGAAATTGCGGTATGTTAATTATGGACATGCGTACTACTTCGTAGCAAAATTCATATGAAATAGTTAAGACAGCAAGTAAGTGAGagtagaaacagaaaactgagttTAAGAAGTGAAAATTAAAAGAAGATGCTGGGAAAAAGATGCAGGCTAATCTATCACTATATTGATCTTGCTATTAGGAGCACTGTAGCACAGCATATCTCCAAGTTAAACAATACCTTTTGCCATTCTCACCTGTGTATGGAAAACCAGCAAAAATAGCATAGCTATCATGGCTGTATGGatttataaaaaacaacatgataTATGTCAGGCCACAGTTTGTTTAGCTTTGGCAAATtgaccaggactgaaatctagAGCAGCAAct encodes:
- the LOC128355394 gene encoding uncharacterized protein LOC128355394; this translates as MFTGCGLVSGHSQYLTRDAVKPHPGLEVNRPIQMENGVTPGVTPGTCPLYQGQTYSTAGQLAVVNNVSSPLKPTPLPVPPPALKLGQEGFKKVCRTEEDSPCPFPGLASGVLEMRVKEGSKIRNLMGFAMARMQGEKSVSGGGVSAAVGGGGGGGLRQVVFTGSGRAVTKTITCAEIMKRKVGSLHQLTKLQYKVVKEVWESTEEGTSEMTVHRTVPSISILLSKDPLDPQEPGYQPPETLGALWEEREGVSALQTACKRPLGPLPHSSFPHSDESEVSGMAWEFAISQPPDGSVFSYLEEWVLPQFFNSPYLGIL